One stretch of Vulpes lagopus strain Blue_001 chromosome 12, ASM1834538v1, whole genome shotgun sequence DNA includes these proteins:
- the LOC121473971 gene encoding transcription initiation factor TFIID subunit 4-like — protein MAKERREWDWIPAEAFTCVCPGEQEPERPPPAPRGALRGRSRCAREADPGSAPLGGGRAGHSRCFPRERGVGGRRGGGWLEALGGLGKGVPLGLQTRAAWPLGVSRRPHTHILGPRVPGSRTHHPAPTSTRPSDPVVPTHAAPQRPLHPHRPAPAPHTSALAIPPSRTPAARPRRVKEAWGTGAAGRERPGLIGDPGNNEGCEAREAGGLIGPRSGLAFVWDKALQPAVRSPQPNSGSQLGPQGSAARATPGGLAGGGRGAGETCPRAALGTRASRGPAASLPPIWEAAAPTWRERGRQQAAPPSVCRDPPRGPPLRRAAPAAACGRCCPLVSVARSADCWAPAAASPLSCLDVRPDAGRSERAPALRVLEEF, from the exons ATGGcgaaggagaggagagagtgggATTGGATTCCAG CCGAGGCGTTCACCTGTGTGTGTCCCGGGGAGCAGGAACCCGAGCGTCCCCCTCCAGCTCCTAGGGGTGCCCTGCGGGGGCGTTCACGGTGCGCCAGGGAAGCCGACCCCGGTTCAGCGCCCCTGGGTGGCGGCCGGGCAGGCCATTCGCGCTGTTTCCCCCGTgagcgcggggtgggggggcgccggggtggggggtggctggaGGCGCTCGGGGGACTAGGGAAGGGAGTTCCTCTAGGTCTCCAGACCCGTGCTGCCTGGCCGCTAGGGGTCTCACGGAGGCCCCACACCCACATCCTCGGTCCCCGAGTTCCCGGGAGTCGCACTCACCACCCCGCACCGACCAGCACGCGTCCCTCTGACCCCGTAGTCCCAACGCACGCGGCCCCGCAGCGACCCCTCCATCCGCATCGGCCCGCACCCGCGCCCCACACATCTGCGCTGGCCATTCCGCCGTCGAGGACCCCTGCTGCCAGGCCCAGAAGGGTTAAGGAGGCCTGGGGCACCGGAGCGGCGGGGCGCGAGCGGCCCGGGCTAATTGGCGACCCCGGGAACAATGAGGGATGTGAGGCACGGGAGGCGGGCGGCTTAATTGGGCCACGGAGCGGCCTGGCCTTTGTCTGGGACAAGGCCCTGCAGCCGGCGGTGCGGTCCCCGCAGCCGAACTCAGGTTCGCAGCTGGGACCTCAGGGGAGCGCCGCGAGGGCGACTCCGGGGGGACTTGCCGGCGGGGGGCGAGGGGCTGGGGAGACATGCCCCCGAGCTGCACTCGGGACCCGGGCCTCCCGAGGCCCCGCAGCGTCACTCCCCCCCATCTGGGAGGCTGCAGCACCCACCTGGCGCGAACGCGGCCGCCAGCAGGCCGCCCCGCCCAGCGTTTGCAGAGACCCTCCCCGCGGGCCCCCCCTCCGGCGCGCGGCCCCTGCCGCGGCGTGCGGTCGGTGCTGCCCCCTGGTGTCAGTGGCCCGCTCTGCAGACTGCTGGGCACCCGCCGCGGCTTCCCCACTTTCCTGCCTAGACGTGCGGCCAGACGCCGGAAGAAGCGAACGCGCCCCTGCTCTTCGAGTGTTAGAGGAGTTTTGA
- the TBX2 gene encoding T-box transcription factor TBX2, with protein MREPALAASAMAYHPFHAPRPADFPMSAFLAAAQPSFFPALALPPGALAKPLPDPGLAGAAAAAAAAAAAAEAGLHVSALGPHPPAAHLRSLKSLEPEDEVEDDPKVTLEAKELWDQFHKLGTEMVITKSGRRMFPPFKVRVSGLDKKAKYILLMDIVAADDCRYKFHNSRWMVAGKADPEMPKRMYIHPDSPATGEQWMAKPVAFHKLKLTNNISDKHGFTILNSMHKYQPRFHIVRANDILKLPYSTFRTYVFPETDFIAVTAYQNDKITQLKIDNNPFAKGFRDTGNGRREKRKQLTLPSLRLYEEHCKPERDGAESDASSCDPAPAREPPASPGSAPSPLRLHRTRAEEKCAADSDPEPERLSEERAGPALGRSPALDSGSPPRLTEPERARERRSPERGKEPAESGADGPFGLRSLEKERAEARRKDDGRKEAGEGKEPGLAPLVVQTDSASPLGAGHLPGLAFSGHLHGQQFFGPLGAGQPLFLHPGQFAMGPGAFSAMGMGHLLASVAGGGGGGGGGGPGTATGLDAGGLGPAASAASTPAPFPFHLSQHMLASQGIPMPTFGGLFPYPYTYMAAAAAAASALPATSAAAAAAAAAGSLSRSHFLGSARPRLRFSPYQIPVTIPPSTSLLTTGLAAEGSKAAGSNSREPSPLPELALRKVGAPSRGALSPSGSAKEVASELQSIQRLVSGLENQRALSPGRESPK; from the exons ATGAGAGAGCCGGCGCTGGCGGCCAGCGCCATGGCTTACCACCCGTTCCACGCGCCACGGCCGGCCGACTTCCCCATGTCCGCCTTCCTGGCGGCGGCGCAGCCCTCCTTCTTCCCGGCGCTCGCGCTGCCGCCCGGCGCGCTGGCCAAGCCGCTGCCCGACCCGGGCctggcgggggcggcggccgcggcggcggcggcggcggcggcggccgaggcggGGCTGCACGTCTCGGCACTCGGCCCGCACCCGCCCGCCGCGCATCTGCGCTCGCTGAAGAGCCTGGAGCCCGAGGACGAGGTGGAGGACGACCCCAAGGTGACGCTGGAGGCCAAGGAGCTGTGGGACCAGTTCCACAAGCTGGGCACCGAGATGGTCATCACCAAGTCCGGGAG GCGAATGTTTCCTCCCTTCAAGGTGCGAGTCAGCGGCCTGGACAAGAAGGCCAAGTACATCCTGCTGATGGACATTGTGGCCGCTGACGATTGCCGGTATAAGTTCCATAACTCGCGCTGGATGGTGGCGGGCAAGGCCGACCCAGAAATGCCCAAACGCATGTACATCCACCCGGACAGCCCGGCCACGGGAGAGCAGTGGATGGCCAAGCCTGTGGCTTTCCACAAGCTGAAACTGACCAACAACATCTCCGACAAGCATGGCTTC ACGATCCTGAACTCCATGCACAAGTACCAACCGCGCTTCCACATCGTGAGAGCCAACGACATCCTGAAGCTCCCGTACAGCACCTTCCGCACCTATGTGTTCCCCGAGACCGATTTCATCGCGGTCACTGCCTACCAGAACGACAAG ATCACGCAGCTGAAGATCGACAACAACCCCTTTGCCAAGGGCTTCCGGGACACCGGGAATGGCCGGCGAGAGAAGAG GAAGCAGCTCACGCTGCCGTCTCTGCGCCTGTACGAGGAGCACTGCAAGCCGGAGCGCGACGGCGCCGAGTCGGACGCCTCGTCCTGCGACCCTGCCCCCGCGCGGGAACCACCAGCGTCGCCGGGGTCAGCGCCTAGTCCCCTGCGCCTGCATCGGACCCGAG CCGAAGAGAAGTGCGCGGCAGACAGCGACCCGGAGCCGGAGAGGCTGAGCGAGGAGCGCGCGGGGCCGGCGCTAGGCCGCAGCCCGGCCCTGGACAGCGGCAGCCCCCCTCGCCTGACCGAACCTGAGCGCGCCCGGGAGCGGCGCAGCCCCGAGAGGGGCAAGGAGCCGGCCGAGAGCGGCGCGGACGGCCCATTTGGCCTGCGGAGCCTAGAGAAGGAGCGCGCCGAGGCAAGGCGGAAGGACGACGGGCGCAAGGAGGCGGGCGAGGGCAAGGAGCCCGGCCTGGCGCCGCTGGTGGTGCAGACGGACAGTGCGTCCCCCCTGGGCGCGGGACACCTGCCGGGCCTGGCTTTCTCTGGCCATCTGCACGGGCAGCAGTTCTTCGGGCCGCTGGGGGCCGGCCAGCCGCTCTTCTTGCACCCGGGACAGTTTGCCATGGGCCCCGGAGCTTTCTCGGCCATGGGCATGGGTCACCTGCTGGCCTCGgtggcgggcggcggcggcggtggtggAGGCGGCGGGCCGGGGACCGCCACCGGGCTGGACGCAGGCGGGCTGGGTCCCGCGGCCAGCGCAGCAAGCACCCCTGCGCCCTTCCCTTTCCACCTCTCCCAGCACATGCTGGCATCTCAG GGAATCCCAATGCCCACTTTCGGAGGCCTCTTCCCCTACCCCTACACGTACATGGCAGCCGCTGCGGCCGCGGCCTCTGCTTTGCCAGCCACGAGTGCTGCCGCGGCAGCTGCAGCCGCCGCAGGCTCCCTGTCCCGGAGCCACTTTCTGGGCAGTGCCCGGCCCCGCCTGCGTTTCAGCCCCTACCAGATCCCAGTCACTATCCCGCCTAGCACTAGCCTCCTCACCACTGGGCTGGCGGCCGAGGGCTCCAAGGCTGCGGGCAGCAACAGCCGGGAGCCCAGCCCGCTGCCGGAGCTGGCTCTCCGCAAGGTTGGGGCCCCTTCCCGAGGTGCCCTGTCACCCAGCGGCTCAGCCAAAGAGGTGGCCAGTGAACTGCAGAGCATCCAGAGACTGGTGAGTGGGCTGGAGAACCAGCGAGCCCTCTCCCCCGGCAGGGAGTCGCCCAAGTGA